The Lolium rigidum isolate FL_2022 chromosome 2, APGP_CSIRO_Lrig_0.1, whole genome shotgun sequence genomic interval GTGCACCAagtgagttgggtacgtgtcgacctgcatgtgcatgctcgccgcgtgtccctggcttcctacgcgtggcaacgcggtcgggtcggctctcctcccaggctatacaaggagacagatcagatctagagaatacagttctcagaactctctagtccgtttctctcacgaagttccttttgctgtgctactctctagtcttccccatctcggcgactgcgtgcacagccgtccgggagagcaggactCCGAAACCccatccgttgagatcctgcaccgggagatgggcgataaggtttttggggagcgtctcggcgcgactgctcgctgctgttcgtgttCCTCTTCGCCGAttcgactgcttcatcgacgacttccactacaccatgggcgacatcaacaactctcatggtggtgctgctgctggtgcgaccttcccggtcgcgatgtacgtgtttttcctctcctaccttgcactgctacttgttccatgttcagatctgatgcatgtgcttagtctgatgtgtgtggttaagtatgcttgtgcatctgtgatgttgctttcggtaattaaactcacacggaaattgcctaataatccaacatcaTGTCAGATTCTTGATAAAGAAAAGGTACCATGTCATGGGAAATTAATGTTGTTTCTACATGTATGCAGTAACAATTAAATGGTGTTATGTTGCTCAGTTATTTCTATCCAGTTTTGATCATCTCTTAGTTTTAACAACTCGAAGTTTTTTTTATCCAGAGACGTATGCCATTCATATCAATGTTCTGAATCCACCTTTGATCGTCTCTTAGCCTTAACAACTCGATTTTTTTTTCTCCAGAGATGCATGTCATTCATGTCAATGTTTTCATTAACAATTGAACATTATGGCAGTACATAGCATAAAAATATACAGGGGGAGGGGGGGTCAGTTGGATTGGAAATTTGTCATTTCttctggagaaacagcaggaaaaACCTATCACCTAGCGTTCTGTCATTTGGATCTATGGACTGAATACTGCTATTTTATAGGTTGGGCTGCAGGGTGGTTTCACGGCCCAATATACAAATAGTGCGAGAAACAGGCCACGAAAGATGATCTTTGTAGAAGCCGACTGACCTTTGGCCCTGACGGCggcggagatctccggcaggcgcTTGACGGCCGCGTTCCGCTCCTTGCTGGGCGCGTCGCagcgcagcaccagcaccacgcaCTCCGGGCTCCCTTCGCCGATGGCCGCGGTGATGTCATCCCTCGTCAGCCTGGCGGCCTCGGGGAGCGGCGGCGCGTCCAgcagctccaccgccgcctcctccgcgcccATCTCCCCGTCCGTCCCGCCGACCACCGCCTTGACCCTGAGCCGCTTCCTGGTGCCGTcggacccgccgccgggaggcgacGCCTCCGCGCGCAGCAGCAGCGGGCCCTCCTCGCCCGCGAGCGCGCGGCACGCCGTGTTCACCAGCGAGCTCTTCCCGTGGGCGCGGAACCCGGTGATCAGCACGGACGGCGCCGGGGCGTCGTGGACTCCCTTGTCGTCGTCGGCGCCGTCCTCGTCGCTGggggcgagggcggcgacggcgtcgcggATGTCCCGGCGCAGGGAGGACACGGCGTCATCCCTCAGGAGGCGCGTCGCGGCGACGATCGCCaatgcgccggcggcggccgcggcggcgaccttgaggaggaggggcagccgttgTGCGGGCATTCGGCGGGAGAAGCGGGAGGCGAGGGGCCTCTTCGCTATAAGAGAATTTTACGAGGGGCTGTGTTTGGTAGAAACCATGCATCTGTTTTACGATCAGCGCTACAGTGTTCCATAAACGGCACACAGGGCGTGTAGCTTTGCCTCTTTGGGCAAGGTTTCGAAGAATAAAAGTTTCTCTATCGGTGAAGCATTGAAGCAGCATCTGCTCAGCATCACGAGCAAGATTGGAGCACAAGCTATGGTCTCTAGGGTCATGTGTACATAAGTAGAGTAGACACTAAACAAGGCCAAATTAAGGAACGGGAAGGATGTGAACCGGGGTGCAAGTGCACCCGGTTTTTTTTAAATTGGAAAAAAATCTACTTAAAGattccaaaaaaaattgaaataaaacttTGCatgtattatgttgatacttacttgtgTAAGTTTGCACAAAAAAATACAATTgcatgtggcctacacaaaaatgacaaaatatccAAATGATACTATAATGGTTGGTGAGGCACTGGTCATAGAAATAGGAAATTGCAATTtcacatttttgtgtaggtcacatatgGTCATTTTTTggaacagagatttggtgcacatgagtatCAGTGATCTCGTTTTTCATATAAATTAAAAATCGTATTTttcagtttcaattttttttggaaaaaactaTGCCTATAGCCaataatgtatcccacaaacgtgtaaaatatcaatttcaaatattttatagtttaagctacaaaaaaatgacaaaagtgtagatctgagtagtcattttcaaatcccCAAAATCATATCAaatttgttatttctatctagcacaaaataaaaagaatttggggttgtgattttgcatgattgtgtgATGTATCACTGACAATCTCCAGAATTATTTTTGAATTTATGATAACTtattctttttttaaaaaaattgcgaGAACACTAAAGCTCGGGAGCCAAAAGTACTTTTAGCATTTTCTGTCCCAAAATCCGCACAAATAAGTATTTTTTCTACATACGtgcattttttcaaaattttctaaaactttaaaataacatttttttttgaaactttcatTACATGGTGCTTGTGCACCCCAGTGCAACTGGGTATTTCCCTCAAATTAAGGGCCTTTTAGAGCTAAGACGGTTGCAAAACCACATTGCCAATAATGCAAGACGGTTTGCTAATCTTGGTTTAAGATAGAATAATAATTGATCGCAATGTGGTTTTGTCCACAATGCTTAGTGGAGCAATGCGCATATATCACTGAATTCGTACTGAGTTTAGGGTCGAGCATCGCATTATTCGTACGAGGAGGAGACACAGGAGTGAAGGATGGATTTCCCTCGGTGGGTTCTTTGCTTTGCTTCTTCTTTTCCCTGAGATCTTCCGCAGCATTCAGCCCTGCTAAAGACACGAAAAGGATCAAATGTGGTGGGTACTGCTTCTCCTTTCCATGGCTCCACTGCTCGTTTACTTCGTTTGTAGATGCACGGATACACTCTTGGTTCCCCTGCTCTTCTACAGGTGTGCTTGAGGTGCTGCTACCGCTAGGAAGAAGCGGCTGCTGGAAATCCTTGGCTCAGAAGCAAAAATTATACcagactccctccatcccaaattcCCGATGTATATCGCGTATTGATTTTCGTGCCTTACAAGTTTGACCACTAATTTGATCAGTAATAGTAGTACATATAATATAACATGGAAAAACTTTATTTGAATACGAATTCAATAATATAACAGTTGAGACATATAGCGTATGCTTTGTTAGACAAATTTAGACCCAAAACGCGTGAGCCACCTAAATGGGGAGAGAGGGAGTAGTAACTTAGTAAGAAAATTATATCCCCCCAGACAATGATTAGGAAATTATACATAGTTTTAGTAAATTGTAAAACGAATGGAGCATGTAAGAGCTTGTTTGATTCACACAAACTTAAAACATGGGGAAAGAGAAAATGCAGAGAATGGCCACATGCAAAACAAATGATTGAGAAACACATGAAATATGTAAGCTTGGTTGTTTGGTTCGCAAGAATAGGAATATAATTTCTAATAAACATTATCGAATGAAAGTAAAATGGTATGAGAAAGTATAATTAGGTTGTTATTAACTTATTATGCCACCGGATACATCAGCCTCGTTGTTCTTCGTACGTAGGAATTTGAAAGGGAGGTCCAATTAAATGGATATACAGGTACATGCATATATACATTTTAATACTCCCTCTATTCCAAACTAACTTGTTAACTTGTTTAACTTTTTCTAGTTATGAATGCACTACTAGAAAAGGGTTAGCTGTGAGATCActaacagtggcgcacctataaattatttgaagtttgaactAATCTTATCATATGTATCTGCATATTAGTTTTTGTTTTCCATGTAGTTAGGTGTACTCATGTACGCAGTTGTATACCGGCAAGATGTATGTGCGACATCGTACGTAAGCAGCGAGTCGACGGCGGAGAGCGTGCAGGGTGAGATGCTAGTGTGATGTGAGATACACGCACATGCGAGATGCCAATCTAGATGAGTTAGTGAGAACCAATctgtggttgggtggttaggtggATAGTGATACCTAGGTGGGTAATGGCactcccagcccaccagagttcaaatctcatgtttgacactttggtgtctcattaaagacggaatatttttcagtgggagacaatgtttccgtcgacagcgaggcacttgtggtgacttcgttaatCTCAAAACCCATCGGATGAAATTTCTTGGACGCAGTCTCTCGGAGGTTCTCATAAGGATAGGGTGTGCGCGTACATGCGTTTATCGGGGTGAGTATATGTGCGTATATATGAGCGTTTACGTATGTATTATGTTTTGAAAAAAATCTAGATGAGTTAGTTGCATGCAACATACATACCCAAGTTGTTAGTAGCCGAGTCAATCTGGAGACTGGAGTGATTCTAGGAGGTGATGGACGCGTGCTAGCTAGTGCGTGCGTGCATGTATAGTTGATAGTTAGTGGATGAGTGGCATGAGTGCTAAGCTGTTGTATATATACTGCTTTGAGTTAATAGAAAAACAACGGTGGCAGAAACAATGTAGTCTATCTTATTATCAAGGGGAAATGCCTCTCTGGCAAAGCAAGTTGTGCTTCTACCTTGAGCGTGTGTATGCGTGTGTTGTGATTGTTCTTGAGACACAACTAAGAGTTCACAGGTAGAAGAAGAGGGGTTGCGAGATGCAGCTCCAACATAAATGGTGTGTCATGGCTATCACAGTTAGCAATGGCACACTACTCACCGATGTGCGGCACTACTAAGTTTGATCAAGGTTTGACTCATCCCTAGATATACCAATGACGCACCATGTACAGGTGCGCAATTGCTACCACA includes:
- the LOC124688143 gene encoding uncharacterized protein LOC124688143, whose amino-acid sequence is MPAQRLPLLLKVAAAAAAGALAIVAATRLLRDDAVSSLRRDIRDAVAALAPSDEDGADDDKGVHDAPAPSVLITGFRAHGKSSLVNTACRALAGEEGPLLLRAEASPPGGGSDGTRKRLRVKAVVGGTDGEMGAEEAAVELLDAPPLPEAARLTRDDITAAIGEGSPECVVLVLRCDAPSKERNAAVKRLPEISAAVRAKGLNLIIVLTFKKAMRSVRQAEELLREVSFRARTDCVYFIENYTWSNNGPNLRHPPMIKNDFATHFTVLTIIRQCLEFIKLNRSQSKEKDVKPLNQQADAKTVPKVK